A genomic region of Desulfosarcina ovata subsp. ovata contains the following coding sequences:
- a CDS encoding potassium channel family protein: protein MGTIKLERNAHLVISILLSFVLLGAGSVGYMVIEGWGFGDAMYMTVITLATVGYGEVHQVSSTGRMFTVVLILMGVGYFMYVGGNIVQFLVEDRIRVILGRRKLDKQIAKLSGHYIICGYGRIGRVLARYLTERYLDVVVIEKRTERQPAMDEDGVLYLIGEATDENLLLKAGIEQARGLITVVGTDADNVFLTLIAKQLNPNLFIVARCIQNTAKRTLHAAGANKVISPYDLGARRMAHAILRPTVIRFLELAFTDDSTDIQVEEIRVKSTSSLLNVELKNSGIRQQLDLIILTIKKADDTLIFNPKADTRIEVDDTLVVVGRAKSLKGLERMLRS from the coding sequence ATGGGAACCATCAAATTGGAACGTAACGCTCATTTGGTCATCTCCATTCTGCTATCCTTCGTCCTGCTTGGCGCCGGATCGGTCGGCTATATGGTCATCGAAGGGTGGGGCTTCGGCGACGCCATGTACATGACCGTCATCACCCTGGCCACGGTGGGGTACGGCGAAGTTCATCAGGTCAGTTCCACCGGCCGTATGTTTACGGTTGTTCTCATCCTGATGGGCGTCGGCTATTTCATGTATGTGGGCGGCAACATCGTGCAATTCCTGGTCGAAGACCGCATCCGTGTCATCCTCGGGAGACGAAAATTGGACAAACAGATCGCCAAGCTAAGCGGACACTATATTATCTGTGGGTATGGGCGGATCGGACGGGTACTCGCCCGTTACCTGACCGAGCGCTACCTCGATGTGGTCGTCATTGAAAAAAGAACCGAACGCCAACCGGCCATGGATGAAGACGGCGTGTTGTACCTGATTGGCGAGGCCACCGATGAAAACCTGCTGCTCAAGGCCGGGATCGAACAGGCCAGGGGATTGATCACGGTCGTTGGCACGGATGCTGACAACGTCTTTCTGACCCTGATTGCCAAACAGCTCAATCCGAACCTGTTCATCGTCGCCCGCTGCATCCAGAACACGGCCAAGCGGACCCTGCATGCCGCCGGAGCCAACAAGGTCATCTCACCCTATGATCTCGGCGCCAGGCGCATGGCCCACGCAATCTTGCGACCAACGGTGATTCGCTTCCTGGAACTGGCTTTCACCGACGACAGCACCGACATCCAGGTGGAGGAGATTCGGGTGAAATCAACGTCGAGCCTGCTCAACGTGGAGTTGAAAAATTCCGGTATCCGCCAACAACTGGACCTGATTATCCTGACCATTAAGAAGGCCGACGACACCCTGATTTTCAACCCCAAGGCCGACACCCGCATCGAGGTTGACGACACCCTTGTGGTGGTGGGCCGCGCCAAGAGCCTCAAGGGGCTGGAGCGCATGCTGCGCAGCTGA
- a CDS encoding peptidylprolyl isomerase, whose amino-acid sequence MKNLLSILIILSIFLPSPLVAAAPLPRVKMTTSMGDIVIELDPAAAPKTVDNFLAYVNAGFYDGTIFHRVIAGFMIQGGGFDAQMQRKATRPPVVNEADNGLSNRSGSIAMARTSDPHSASAQFFINVKDNDFLDHRAKNRKGWGYCVFGKVVAGMNVVQAIEHVATTVRSGMRDVPEAPVVIEKVAIVSAATD is encoded by the coding sequence ATGAAAAATTTATTATCCATTCTGATAATCCTGTCTATCTTTCTGCCTTCCCCTCTGGTTGCCGCAGCGCCCCTGCCACGCGTAAAAATGACCACCAGCATGGGGGACATCGTGATTGAACTGGACCCGGCCGCGGCCCCGAAAACCGTGGATAATTTTCTGGCCTACGTGAATGCCGGATTTTATGACGGTACAATTTTTCACCGGGTGATCGCCGGATTCATGATCCAGGGCGGTGGGTTTGACGCGCAGATGCAGCGCAAGGCGACCCGCCCGCCTGTGGTCAACGAGGCGGACAACGGGCTTTCCAACCGGTCCGGCAGCATCGCCATGGCGAGAACGTCCGACCCCCACTCGGCCAGCGCCCAGTTTTTTATCAACGTCAAAGATAACGATTTCCTCGACCATCGGGCAAAAAACCGGAAAGGCTGGGGCTACTGTGTATTCGGCAAAGTGGTGGCCGGCATGAATGTGGTGCAGGCCATCGAGCATGTTGCCACCACGGTCCGTTCGGGCATGCGTGATGTTCCGGAAGCGCCGGTGGTGATCGAGAAAGTCGCCATCGTTTCGGCCGCTACGGATTAA
- a CDS encoding two-component system sensor histidine kinase NtrB produces MHRTLIEKNFCLGSKESHFKITIAEREMILIGGIIDEIDRLNKIVTKLLHFSRPSPPVFKPEDPMLILEKMLDLTTEKVRANGIEVKYAWSGRPCRTMVDREQIQQVFLNLLLNAVKAMPRGGRLDVEMRRTRGIFEAGLGPSLISGGDFDFQDWFVRVRFRDTGCGIGSEALPKVFDPFFTTDPRGTGLGLSIAHKLIEENKGAVYIESTPVKGTDVIVVLPAAEVS; encoded by the coding sequence ATGCATCGAACTTTGATTGAAAAAAACTTCTGTTTGGGTAGCAAAGAGAGCCATTTCAAAATTACAATTGCTGAGCGCGAGATGATTCTGATTGGCGGCATTATCGATGAAATCGACCGGCTGAATAAGATCGTCACCAAACTCTTGCATTTTTCGCGGCCTTCGCCACCGGTGTTCAAACCCGAAGATCCCATGCTGATCCTTGAAAAGATGCTCGACCTGACCACTGAGAAGGTGCGTGCCAATGGGATTGAGGTCAAGTATGCATGGTCGGGCCGCCCCTGCCGGACCATGGTCGACCGGGAGCAGATCCAGCAGGTATTTTTGAACCTTTTGCTCAACGCCGTCAAGGCGATGCCCCGGGGCGGCCGCCTGGACGTTGAAATGCGCCGCACCCGCGGCATTTTTGAGGCGGGCCTGGGTCCCTCTTTGATCAGCGGCGGCGATTTTGATTTTCAGGACTGGTTTGTCCGTGTTCGCTTCCGGGATACCGGCTGCGGCATCGGTTCCGAAGCCCTACCCAAGGTGTTCGATCCGTTTTTTACCACCGATCCACGGGGTACCGGCCTGGGGCTCTCCATTGCCCACAAACTGATCGAAGAGAACAAGGGGGCGGTTTACATCGAAAGCACACCGGTAAAAGGAACCGATGTGATCGTTGTCCTGCCGGCCGCGGAAGTGTCCTAA
- a CDS encoding ABC transporter ATP-binding protein, translating into MTQPLLEITDVRKQYKSLCAVDGVSLSIDPGTCFGLLGPNGAGKTTLIEIVEDIIRPTSGTVRYKGHPRGSNFRQEVGIMFQQTALFSYMTVFETLKTFARLYDHCDDIDRLIRLCYLNEVGQQLNDRISGGQKQRLLLALALLNRPDLIFLDEPSTGLDPQARRNMWDIITTIKAQGRTIVLTTHYMEEAEKLCDDVAIMDKGQIIARGEPQALIKTHCPQATVTVPTSEFPEGGDGIEGFIRQHGERIVIRTQNVNGVVGQLLARGVDMRVVDVKTPNLEDVFLKLTGRSLRE; encoded by the coding sequence ATGACGCAGCCCCTTCTTGAAATCACCGATGTCCGAAAACAGTACAAATCCCTTTGCGCCGTCGATGGGGTCAGCCTTTCCATTGATCCGGGAACCTGTTTCGGACTTCTGGGGCCCAACGGGGCAGGCAAAACCACCCTGATCGAGATTGTTGAGGATATCATCCGGCCGACTTCCGGAACCGTACGTTACAAAGGGCATCCACGGGGATCTAATTTTCGACAGGAAGTGGGCATCATGTTCCAGCAGACGGCGCTGTTTTCCTACATGACCGTTTTCGAAACGTTGAAGACATTTGCCCGGCTGTACGACCACTGCGACGATATCGACCGGTTGATTCGTCTCTGCTATCTCAACGAGGTGGGTCAGCAACTCAACGACAGAATTTCCGGCGGGCAGAAACAGCGCCTGCTGTTGGCGCTGGCCTTGCTCAACCGTCCTGATTTGATTTTTCTGGATGAACCGTCGACCGGCCTGGATCCCCAGGCGCGGCGCAATATGTGGGATATTATCACGACGATCAAGGCCCAGGGACGCACCATCGTGCTCACGACCCACTATATGGAAGAGGCGGAGAAGCTCTGTGACGATGTCGCCATCATGGACAAAGGCCAGATCATTGCCCGCGGCGAACCCCAGGCGTTGATCAAAACCCATTGCCCCCAGGCTACCGTGACGGTCCCCACATCCGAATTTCCCGAAGGCGGAGATGGCATCGAAGGCTTTATCCGCCAGCACGGCGAGCGGATCGTTATCCGCACCCAGAATGTCAACGGTGTGGTCGGTCAACTGCTGGCCAGAGGCGTGGATATGCGTGTGGTCGACGTTAAAACCCCCAATCTGGAAGATGTTTTTTTAAAACTGACCGGCAGAAGTCTGCGGGAATAA
- a CDS encoding HigA family addiction module antitoxin, whose amino-acid sequence MRRMKRQPTHPGYILKSDYLEPLAISVTEMASNLNVSRKTLSKILNQKGAVTPDMALRLSRAFNTTPELWLNLQKNYDLWQAEHSSNDWKRVRPLPEKLLHSNL is encoded by the coding sequence ATGAGACGAATGAAACGACAACCAACACATCCTGGATACATCCTTAAATCAGACTATCTTGAGCCCTTGGCGATTTCAGTAACAGAAATGGCTTCAAATTTAAATGTATCCAGAAAAACCTTGTCAAAAATTTTAAACCAAAAGGGGGCTGTTACTCCTGATATGGCCTTGCGGCTTTCAAGAGCTTTTAATACGACTCCTGAATTGTGGCTGAATTTGCAAAAGAATTATGATCTGTGGCAAGCAGAACATTCTTCTAACGACTGGAAGCGTGTCCGTCCACTACCCGAAAAACTGCTTCATTCTAACCTATAA
- a CDS encoding DEAD/DEAH box helicase encodes MPDERIEKKELRITIDRTIKINAVPPVLLETLTKRFQILNPKWLENERMGRWNRGTKKTLRFYRRYGKSGIRIPRGYARQLILLLKREGLAFRIDDRRRSLPVVDFDFSATLKPFQTEAVDAMLKKEFGTLSAPTGSGKTVMGLWLIARRKQPAVVVVHTKDLAFQWIERIEQFLGIPADQVGLIGAGKKKIGERITVALVQTLYRCTDDIVPLAGHIVVDECHRAPSRTFTEAVTAFDCRYMLGLSATPWRRDKLSKLIFWHLGDVHHEVDKARLEKSGHILKADVVFRPTPFEPYFDPVNEYTRMLSELTADDTRNRLIAADVEKEVRTGKGICLVLSDRKKHCEILQGILRFKFGVQAELLTGDLSNEARRLVLDRLQKGAVKVLIATGQLVGEGFDCPDLSTLFMATPIRFSGRVMQYLGRILRPAQGKARARVYDYVDERVAPLAAAARARQRVYGGGGEVRFSGPEEE; translated from the coding sequence TTGCCTGACGAACGGATCGAAAAAAAAGAACTGCGAATCACCATCGATCGCACGATCAAAATCAACGCCGTTCCCCCCGTGCTGTTGGAGACCTTGACCAAGCGCTTTCAGATCCTCAATCCCAAATGGCTGGAAAATGAGCGCATGGGGCGCTGGAACCGGGGAACCAAGAAAACACTGCGCTTTTATCGGCGATACGGCAAAAGCGGCATCCGCATTCCCCGGGGATATGCGCGCCAGTTGATCCTGCTGCTCAAACGGGAGGGGCTTGCCTTCCGGATCGATGACCGCAGGCGCTCGCTGCCAGTGGTTGATTTTGATTTCAGCGCAACGCTGAAGCCTTTTCAGACCGAGGCGGTGGACGCGATGCTGAAAAAGGAGTTCGGTACCCTGAGTGCACCGACGGGAAGCGGCAAGACGGTAATGGGGCTCTGGCTGATCGCCCGGCGGAAGCAGCCTGCGGTGGTGGTGGTGCATACCAAGGACCTGGCCTTTCAATGGATTGAACGCATCGAACAATTTCTTGGCATTCCGGCCGACCAGGTGGGCCTGATCGGAGCCGGAAAGAAAAAGATCGGTGAGCGCATTACCGTTGCCCTGGTCCAAACCCTTTACCGCTGTACCGATGACATCGTTCCCCTGGCCGGACACATTGTCGTGGACGAGTGCCACCGGGCGCCCAGCCGGACATTTACCGAAGCGGTGACGGCGTTCGACTGCCGCTACATGCTGGGCCTCTCCGCCACCCCCTGGCGGCGTGACAAGCTTTCCAAACTGATCTTCTGGCACCTGGGCGATGTGCACCACGAAGTGGACAAGGCCCGGCTTGAAAAAAGCGGCCACATCCTCAAGGCCGATGTGGTGTTTCGGCCAACCCCCTTCGAGCCCTATTTTGATCCGGTCAATGAATACACCCGCATGCTTTCCGAACTGACTGCCGATGACACGCGCAACCGGCTGATTGCCGCTGACGTGGAAAAGGAAGTGCGCACCGGAAAAGGAATCTGCCTGGTGCTCTCCGACCGCAAAAAACACTGTGAAATCCTGCAGGGGATTTTGCGTTTCAAGTTCGGCGTGCAGGCCGAACTCTTGACCGGTGATCTCTCCAATGAGGCGCGACGGCTGGTGCTGGACCGGTTGCAAAAAGGTGCGGTCAAGGTGCTGATCGCCACCGGCCAACTGGTCGGGGAAGGATTTGATTGTCCGGACCTGTCGACCCTGTTTATGGCGACCCCCATTCGGTTCAGCGGGCGGGTCATGCAATATCTGGGGCGCATTCTGAGGCCGGCCCAAGGCAAGGCGCGAGCCCGGGTGTACGATTATGTGGACGAACGGGTAGCACCGCTGGCGGCGGCGGCCAGGGCCAGGCAGCGGGTGTATGGTGGCGGCGGTGAAGTGCGGTTCAGCGGTCCCGAGGAGGAATGA
- a CDS encoding radical SAM protein, with the protein MATIPLPAYIGALERGTLEKQARLARAALKQCTLCPRRCKVDRTQEKTGFCRTGELARVASFNAHFGEEAPLVGENGSGTIFFSHCNLLCNFCQNYAISHLGEGDEVTDDELADIMLQLQGAGCHNINLVTPSHVVPQIIGAVGIAAQRGLIVPLVFNSGGYDCVDTLKRLDGIVDIYMPDFKFWDEGVARDTCNAPDYPAVTRKAILEMHRQVGDLCFDKASGLATRGLLVRHLVLPGGLAGTSAVMNFLADRVSRDTYVNVMAQYRPCGTARRMKPLDAPLSPSEYETAVREATCAGITRLDRPRRVFQLW; encoded by the coding sequence ATGGCAACGATTCCGCTCCCCGCATACATAGGCGCTCTGGAACGGGGAACCCTGGAGAAACAGGCCCGCCTGGCCCGTGCCGCCCTGAAACAATGCACCCTGTGTCCGCGTCGCTGCAAGGTGGATCGCACGCAGGAAAAAACGGGGTTCTGCCGCACCGGTGAGCTGGCCCGCGTCGCCTCGTTTAACGCCCATTTCGGCGAAGAGGCGCCGCTGGTGGGGGAAAACGGATCGGGAACCATTTTTTTCAGCCACTGCAACCTGCTGTGCAACTTCTGCCAGAACTACGCGATCAGCCATCTGGGTGAGGGCGATGAGGTAACCGATGACGAACTGGCCGATATCATGCTCCAGTTGCAGGGCGCCGGGTGTCACAACATCAATCTGGTGACCCCCTCCCATGTGGTGCCGCAGATTATCGGTGCCGTCGGCATTGCCGCGCAACGTGGTCTGATCGTGCCCCTGGTTTTCAACAGCGGCGGATACGACTGCGTCGACACCCTGAAACGGCTCGATGGCATCGTAGACATCTATATGCCCGATTTCAAGTTCTGGGACGAAGGGGTTGCCCGGGATACCTGCAACGCGCCCGACTACCCGGCGGTGACCAGAAAAGCGATCCTGGAAATGCACCGCCAGGTGGGTGACCTTTGCTTCGACAAGGCGAGCGGGCTGGCCACGAGGGGGCTGCTGGTCCGGCATCTGGTGCTTCCCGGCGGGCTGGCCGGGACATCGGCGGTGATGAATTTTCTTGCTGACCGCGTCTCCCGCGACACCTATGTCAACGTCATGGCCCAATACCGCCCGTGCGGCACGGCCCGGCGGATGAAACCGCTGGACGCGCCCCTGTCCCCATCCGAGTATGAAACTGCCGTCCGTGAGGCGACCTGTGCCGGTATCACGCGTCTGGACCGGCCACGCCGAGTATTTCAACTATGGTAG
- a CDS encoding GNAT family N-acetyltransferase: MDNEKVTIRDMTEEDLAGVLAVDKGIVGTDRVLTYEDPRTSYLGGEMGLSKVAEINGEIVGFAIGGIIAHPYTIEDVGFLNLIGVLPEQQRKGIASNLIKGFMKTCKERKAERLITLVNFNDEQMTSLFRSVGFSQSDVVEFSISTEDME, encoded by the coding sequence ATGGATAATGAAAAAGTTACCATTCGGGATATGACTGAAGAAGATCTTGCCGGTGTTTTAGCTGTCGACAAAGGCATCGTGGGGACAGACCGGGTCCTGACCTATGAAGACCCCAGAACCTCGTACCTGGGCGGCGAAATGGGGTTGAGTAAGGTTGCGGAGATCAATGGTGAAATCGTTGGCTTTGCCATCGGAGGTATTATTGCCCATCCCTATACCATCGAAGACGTGGGATTCCTCAATTTGATAGGGGTCCTACCCGAGCAACAGCGTAAGGGAATCGCATCTAATCTGATTAAAGGTTTCATGAAAACCTGCAAGGAACGAAAAGCCGAAAGACTCATTACCCTTGTCAATTTTAACGATGAACAGATGACCAGCCTTTTCAGATCCGTCGGCTTTTCGCAAAGTGACGTTGTCGAATTCAGTATCTCAACTGAAGACATGGAATAG
- a CDS encoding type II toxin-antitoxin system RelE/ParE family toxin: MDGEDHAASEADVRFKSFKHKGIEDFFYDGSKKGIRPEHANKIARILDRLNGANDIIDMNYPGSYLHKLTGSLKGQYSVRVSGNWRIFFKFIDGDAYVVNYDDYH, from the coding sequence CTGGACGGCGAGGATCATGCCGCCAGTGAAGCAGACGTTCGCTTCAAATCGTTCAAACATAAAGGGATAGAGGATTTCTTTTATGATGGTAGCAAAAAAGGAATCCGCCCTGAACATGCTAATAAAATAGCAAGAATATTAGATCGATTGAATGGCGCCAATGATATTATAGACATGAATTATCCTGGGTCATATTTACATAAACTAACTGGAAGCCTGAAAGGACAATATTCGGTGAGAGTGTCTGGGAATTGGCGTATCTTTTTTAAATTCATAGATGGTGATGCATATGTCGTTAATTACGACGATTATCACTAA
- a CDS encoding sigma-54-dependent transcriptional regulator, whose translation MAYARILIVDDETVLSRSLQIDLQDDGFAVDTADSGEAALALIETSRPDLVLLDLRLPGINGIHVLEKIRTYTENPAVIIMTAYGDTQTTVEAIKCGADDFINKPFELRELKRLIHKALDVQKEKREFEYLKYQQRRFRRFSNLVGESEAMQSVFEKIELLAEADDCNVLILGESGTGKDLVASAIHYKSRRSKSPFVEINCTAFPESLLESELFGYEKGAFTDAKARKVGLLELGEGGSIFLDEIGEMALASQAKLLMFLEKKKFKRLGSGKDLEVDARIIAATNRDLEKAMRDRRFRQDLYYRLNVASLHLPPLRQRKSDIPLLVDYFLKSFCEEMGKEAMTPSAKVMDLFLSYPWHGNVRELRNVIERAVIFSRGHVIEIEHLPQEMLGSTGKTIRDFFKATDQIDSLPIDEVLAEVEKELIENALKASGGNKSSAAENLGISRFSLKRRLDRLKLDR comes from the coding sequence ATGGCGTATGCCCGAATACTGATCGTGGACGATGAAACCGTACTGAGCCGGTCGCTGCAGATCGACCTGCAGGACGATGGGTTTGCCGTGGATACGGCCGATAGCGGCGAGGCGGCACTGGCCCTGATCGAAACCTCGCGGCCCGATCTGGTTCTCCTGGATCTGCGGCTCCCGGGCATCAACGGCATCCATGTGCTTGAGAAAATCAGAACCTACACGGAGAATCCGGCGGTGATCATCATGACCGCATACGGGGATACGCAGACCACCGTGGAGGCGATCAAGTGCGGGGCGGACGACTTCATCAACAAGCCTTTTGAACTTCGCGAACTCAAACGCTTGATCCACAAGGCCCTCGACGTTCAGAAGGAGAAACGTGAATTCGAGTACCTCAAGTACCAGCAGCGCCGGTTTCGCCGGTTTTCCAATCTGGTGGGCGAAAGCGAGGCCATGCAATCGGTTTTCGAAAAAATTGAGCTGCTGGCCGAGGCCGACGACTGCAACGTACTGATTCTGGGGGAGAGTGGCACCGGAAAAGATCTGGTGGCCAGCGCCATCCATTACAAGAGCCGGCGCAGCAAAAGCCCTTTCGTGGAAATCAACTGCACCGCTTTTCCGGAGTCGCTTTTGGAAAGTGAACTGTTCGGATACGAGAAGGGGGCTTTTACCGACGCCAAGGCCAGGAAGGTCGGGCTCCTGGAGTTGGGGGAGGGCGGCAGCATTTTTTTAGACGAAATCGGTGAAATGGCACTTGCCTCCCAGGCCAAACTGCTCATGTTCCTGGAGAAGAAAAAGTTCAAACGCCTGGGCAGCGGGAAGGATCTGGAGGTGGATGCCCGTATCATTGCCGCCACCAACCGGGATCTCGAAAAGGCCATGCGCGACCGGCGTTTCCGCCAGGATCTGTACTACCGTCTCAATGTCGCCTCGCTGCATTTGCCGCCGCTTCGGCAGCGCAAGTCGGACATCCCCCTGCTGGTGGACTATTTTCTCAAATCGTTCTGCGAGGAGATGGGCAAGGAGGCCATGACGCCATCGGCGAAAGTGATGGACCTTTTTCTTTCATACCCCTGGCACGGCAACGTCAGGGAACTGCGCAACGTCATCGAACGGGCGGTGATTTTCTCCCGCGGCCATGTAATCGAGATTGAACATCTGCCCCAGGAGATGCTCGGCAGCACCGGGAAAACGATCCGCGATTTTTTCAAGGCAACCGATCAGATCGATTCCCTGCCCATCGACGAAGTTCTGGCCGAAGTGGAAAAGGAACTGATAGAAAATGCCCTCAAGGCGTCGGGGGGCAACAAATCGTCAGCGGCGGAGAATCTGGGTATCAGCCGGTTTTCCCTGAAGCGTCGTCTGGATCGCCTGAAACTGGATCGCTGA
- a CDS encoding ABC transporter substrate-binding protein produces MARLEKTVAWLLIGSLVLAGQASFCPASDEPVRPRTIAMITWRGETDAERGFLAGLDRKTRAIAIQVHHAGQSVARLDEIIEQIQASPVDLIYVFGTTATRIVLSRVKTTPVVFNVVSLPVATGIIASWSHSGNNAVGVSNQVPVRQQLKAFMKTCEFNRLGIIFNPGEQNSLVLKRQVEHLSREFGFSLHAFPISEGTDIPVRLAGLAETVDAVYIPADSLIKSLGRKIVSVLNAQKIPSMAAVESMVPDDGILLGLVPSYHALGLTAAEKANHILAGAAPDSIASATLDHFQFWINMKTAQRIGVQIPLSTLIMADRIVR; encoded by the coding sequence ATGGCGCGGCTTGAGAAAACGGTCGCATGGTTGCTGATCGGATCGCTGGTGCTTGCCGGCCAGGCATCGTTTTGCCCGGCATCGGATGAGCCGGTCAGGCCCCGGACCATTGCCATGATCACCTGGCGGGGCGAAACCGATGCCGAAAGGGGTTTTCTCGCCGGTTTGGACCGAAAGACCCGTGCCATTGCCATCCAGGTCCATCATGCCGGCCAATCCGTGGCTCGGCTCGACGAAATTATCGAACAGATCCAGGCCAGCCCGGTGGACCTGATCTATGTTTTCGGCACCACGGCCACCCGGATCGTCCTCTCCCGGGTGAAAACGACACCGGTGGTGTTTAACGTGGTCAGCCTGCCGGTGGCTACCGGAATCATCGCCTCCTGGTCGCATTCGGGCAACAACGCCGTGGGGGTGAGCAATCAGGTGCCCGTTCGGCAGCAGTTGAAGGCGTTCATGAAAACCTGCGAATTCAATCGCCTGGGCATTATTTTCAACCCCGGCGAACAGAATTCCCTGGTTTTGAAACGCCAGGTCGAACATCTCTCCCGCGAGTTCGGGTTCAGCCTGCATGCTTTCCCCATTTCCGAAGGGACCGATATCCCGGTGCGGTTGGCCGGACTGGCGGAGACGGTCGATGCGGTATACATCCCGGCGGATTCGCTGATCAAGAGCCTGGGACGCAAGATCGTCAGCGTTCTCAACGCGCAGAAGATTCCCTCCATGGCTGCCGTTGAAAGCATGGTCCCCGATGACGGCATCCTGCTGGGGTTGGTGCCCAGTTACCATGCGCTGGGCCTGACCGCGGCGGAGAAGGCCAACCACATTCTCGCCGGTGCCGCACCGGACAGCATCGCTTCGGCCACCCTCGATCATTTTCAGTTCTGGATCAATATGAAAACCGCCCAGCGCATCGGCGTCCAGATTCCTCTCTCTACACTGATCATGGCCGATCGCATCGTGCGTTGA
- a CDS encoding ABC transporter permease, with protein MRLKRLWAIFQTRNLEYFRDREAFGWNFLFPFLIIIGFGLIFKGDYRAQFKVGLFPVPTGVSVEQSIDFLPESFATFASLSFVGFESGEIGLQKLKHHKIDLLIQAHTRPVRYWVADSSPSGAIVERLLKEAMVPDQAADPRFEKEDIKGLQIRYVDWLFPGILGMNMMFSALYGVGWVVVRYRKNGVLKRLKATPLTAFEYLAAQLLSRIFLLMVTLTIVWVGCDLILDFRVYGSLLNLFIVFLAGSSCMTALGLVIACRGTSEEFANGILNLISWPMMFLSEVWFSIEGAPDWLRTAAKIFPLTHLLTAARKIMNEGQGLIAVMPEVGILCAMTLAFLLIGAAFFSWNK; from the coding sequence ATGCGATTGAAACGGCTGTGGGCCATTTTTCAAACCAGAAATCTCGAGTATTTCAGGGACCGTGAGGCCTTTGGCTGGAATTTCCTGTTTCCTTTTCTGATAATCATCGGCTTCGGTCTTATTTTTAAAGGCGATTACCGGGCGCAATTCAAGGTGGGGCTTTTTCCGGTCCCGACCGGCGTTTCCGTTGAACAATCCATCGATTTCCTACCGGAATCCTTTGCCACCTTTGCATCTTTATCCTTTGTGGGCTTTGAATCCGGTGAGATCGGGCTGCAGAAACTCAAACACCACAAAATCGATCTGCTGATTCAGGCGCACACCCGGCCGGTACGATACTGGGTGGCCGATTCCTCACCTTCCGGTGCCATTGTCGAGCGCCTGCTCAAAGAAGCCATGGTGCCGGATCAGGCAGCTGATCCCCGGTTTGAAAAAGAGGATATCAAGGGGCTTCAGATCCGTTATGTCGACTGGCTCTTCCCCGGCATCCTGGGCATGAACATGATGTTCAGCGCCCTTTACGGGGTGGGCTGGGTGGTGGTGCGCTACCGCAAGAACGGGGTGCTCAAGCGGCTCAAGGCGACCCCGCTGACCGCTTTCGAATACCTTGCCGCCCAGTTGCTGTCGCGGATTTTTCTGTTGATGGTCACCTTGACGATCGTCTGGGTGGGCTGCGATTTGATTCTCGATTTCAGGGTCTACGGCAGCCTGCTGAACCTTTTCATCGTTTTCCTGGCAGGCTCGAGTTGCATGACCGCCCTGGGATTGGTGATCGCCTGCCGGGGGACCAGCGAGGAGTTCGCCAATGGCATCCTCAACCTGATCAGCTGGCCGATGATGTTCCTTTCCGAGGTGTGGTTTTCCATCGAAGGCGCGCCGGACTGGCTCAGGACCGCCGCCAAAATTTTCCCCCTGACCCACCTGCTCACGGCGGCCCGCAAAATCATGAACGAAGGCCAGGGGCTCATAGCAGTGATGCCGGAGGTGGGCATCCTGTGCGCCATGACCCTGGCGTTTTTGTTGATCGGTGCGGCTTTTTTTTCCTGGAATAAATGA
- a CDS encoding type II toxin-antitoxin system Phd/YefM family antitoxin: MQVYTYSEARQNLAFMLEQAENTGKVLIRRKDGRTFALVPERNIYSLLDIPSIKAKITTQEIVDIVREGRER, translated from the coding sequence ATGCAAGTTTACACATATTCGGAAGCCAGGCAAAATCTTGCATTTATGTTAGAGCAAGCTGAAAATACTGGCAAGGTGTTAATTCGAAGAAAAGATGGTCGGACTTTTGCTTTGGTTCCAGAAAGAAATATTTATTCGCTATTAGATATACCTTCGATAAAAGCAAAAATAACGACACAAGAAATTGTGGATATCGTAAGAGAAGGAAGAGAAAGGTAG